In Holophagales bacterium, one DNA window encodes the following:
- a CDS encoding DUF4920 domain-containing protein: protein MKSIRFVLVAAILATLVASAASAASPADCAGAKLGAALALADTTPVASILDHPEQFAGKSVRIEGVVKDVCSKMGCWMTVAANDGARELRVKVEDGVIVFPVSARGKRAIAEGVVEVNELSRESYLKAQEHMAEEQGRPFNPAKVGDGPFKTVQVKGAGAVVCEAGS, encoded by the coding sequence GTGAAGTCGATCCGCTTCGTTCTCGTCGCTGCGATTCTCGCCACGCTCGTCGCTTCGGCCGCTTCGGCCGCTTCGCCTGCCGACTGCGCCGGTGCCAAGCTCGGCGCGGCGCTCGCCCTGGCCGACACGACGCCGGTGGCGTCGATTCTCGACCATCCCGAACAGTTCGCTGGCAAGTCCGTCCGGATCGAAGGCGTGGTGAAGGACGTCTGCTCGAAGATGGGATGCTGGATGACCGTGGCGGCAAACGACGGCGCTCGCGAGCTTCGCGTCAAGGTCGAGGACGGCGTCATCGTCTTCCCGGTGTCGGCGCGCGGCAAGCGGGCGATCGCCGAAGGAGTGGTCGAAGTGAACGAGCTGTCGCGCGAGAGCTACCTCAAGGCCCAGGAGCACATGGCCGAGGAGCAGGGACGTCCGTTCAACCCGGCGAAGGTCGGCGACGGTCCCTTCAAGACGGTGCAGGTCAAGGGCGCCGGGGCCGTGGTCTGCGAGGCGGGGAGCTGA
- a CDS encoding zinc-dependent alcohol dehydrogenase family protein, with product MRAMVLEKAREPLHGLELPDPRPGPGQALLAVSACGVCRTDLHVVDGELHSPKLPLVPGHQIVGRVVRLGERAEGFGLGDRVGVPWLGWTCGGCRYCTSGRENLCDDARFTGYDLDGGFAELAVADVRYCFAIPDSFPDLQAAPLLCAGMIGLRALRMAGDAQRIGLYGFGAAAHLVAQLARAEGRRVYAFTRPGDLEAQVFARELGVEWAGATGDRPPEPLDAALLFAPVGALVPLALTTVEKGGVVVCAGIHMTDIPSFPYELLWGERTLRSVANLTRRDGEELMALAPRVGVQTAVEVFPLAAANQALEALRAGKIRGAAVLDVQRPMEDSP from the coding sequence GTGCGTGCCATGGTCCTCGAGAAGGCGAGAGAGCCGCTTCACGGGCTGGAGTTGCCGGACCCGCGGCCCGGGCCCGGGCAGGCCCTCCTGGCCGTCTCGGCTTGTGGCGTCTGTCGGACCGATCTCCACGTCGTCGACGGCGAGCTGCATTCGCCGAAGCTCCCGCTCGTCCCCGGGCACCAGATCGTCGGTCGTGTCGTGCGGCTCGGCGAGCGCGCCGAGGGGTTCGGGCTCGGCGACCGCGTCGGCGTGCCCTGGTTGGGGTGGACCTGCGGCGGATGCCGGTATTGCACCTCGGGACGGGAGAACCTGTGCGACGACGCCCGGTTCACCGGCTACGATCTCGATGGGGGCTTCGCCGAGCTCGCCGTTGCCGACGTTCGCTACTGCTTCGCCATTCCGGACTCCTTCCCCGACCTCCAGGCCGCGCCGTTGCTCTGCGCCGGAATGATCGGCCTGCGGGCGCTGCGGATGGCCGGTGACGCCCAGCGGATCGGGCTCTACGGCTTCGGTGCGGCGGCGCATCTCGTCGCTCAGCTCGCTCGCGCGGAGGGGAGACGGGTCTACGCCTTCACGCGGCCCGGAGACCTCGAGGCGCAGGTCTTCGCACGGGAGCTGGGGGTGGAGTGGGCCGGCGCGACCGGCGACCGTCCCCCGGAGCCGTTGGACGCGGCGCTCCTCTTCGCTCCGGTTGGAGCGCTCGTCCCCCTGGCCTTGACGACGGTGGAGAAGGGGGGCGTCGTCGTCTGCGCCGGCATTCACATGACCGACATTCCCAGCTTCCCCTACGAATTGCTCTGGGGGGAGCGGACGCTGCGGTCGGTTGCCAATCTCACGCGTCGCGACGGTGAAGAGCTGATGGCACTGGCACCCCGGGTCGGGGTGCAGACCGCCGTCGAGGTCTTTCCGCTCGCTGCCGCCAACCAGGCGCTCGAGGCGCTGCGTGCCGGGAAGATCCGCGGCGCCGCCGTGCTCGACGTCCAACGTCCGATGGAGGATTCCCCGTGA
- a CDS encoding thioredoxin domain-containing protein yields the protein MHLERPTSVKPLAAAAAALMLVGLALPACAGEGKSAAAKAAPAPAATQNVAEIDGQPVTMTELEQMVSAQLAQIDKQRRQILEQSLDGLVEEKLIEREATARGVTKDQLVASEITSKVVEVTDPEVDAWYEANKARVGNRPKDQIAPQIKAYLGNERAMKIRGDFLAGLRGKYKVKLLLEPYRLDVPAVGPAKGPDTAPVTIVEFSDFECPFCSRVTPTLTQVHDTYGDKVRIVFRNFPLPIHPSAPKAAEAAACAFELGKFWEMHDAMFADQKGLAIDGLKAKAAAVGLDAAKFDECLTSGRMASKVQADLEAGRAAGVNGTPAFFINGRDLSGAVPFEQFKQLIDDELARKGVATK from the coding sequence ATGCACCTCGAACGTCCGACCTCTGTCAAGCCCCTGGCCGCCGCGGCGGCCGCCCTCATGCTCGTCGGCCTTGCCCTCCCCGCCTGCGCCGGCGAAGGGAAGAGCGCAGCGGCCAAGGCCGCTCCGGCCCCAGCGGCGACCCAGAACGTCGCCGAGATCGACGGCCAGCCCGTCACCATGACCGAGCTCGAGCAGATGGTCTCCGCTCAGCTCGCCCAGATCGACAAACAGCGCCGGCAGATCCTCGAGCAGAGCCTCGACGGGCTGGTCGAGGAGAAGCTGATCGAGCGCGAAGCCACGGCGCGCGGCGTCACCAAGGACCAGCTCGTCGCCAGCGAGATCACCAGCAAGGTCGTCGAAGTGACCGACCCCGAAGTCGATGCGTGGTACGAGGCGAACAAGGCGCGGGTCGGCAATCGCCCGAAGGACCAGATCGCACCGCAGATCAAGGCGTATCTCGGCAACGAGCGGGCGATGAAGATCCGCGGCGACTTCCTCGCCGGGCTGCGCGGCAAGTACAAGGTCAAGCTGCTGCTCGAGCCCTACCGTCTCGACGTGCCAGCGGTCGGCCCGGCGAAGGGACCCGACACCGCTCCGGTCACCATCGTCGAGTTCTCCGACTTCGAGTGCCCGTTCTGCTCGCGCGTCACCCCCACCCTGACCCAGGTTCACGACACCTACGGCGACAAGGTGCGGATCGTCTTCCGGAACTTCCCGCTGCCGATCCACCCGAGCGCTCCGAAGGCGGCCGAAGCGGCCGCCTGTGCCTTCGAGCTCGGCAAGTTCTGGGAGATGCACGACGCCATGTTCGCCGACCAGAAGGGGCTGGCGATCGACGGGCTGAAGGCCAAGGCGGCGGCGGTCGGCCTCGACGCGGCGAAGTTCGACGAGTGCCTCACCTCCGGTCGGATGGCGTCGAAGGTCCAGGCTGACCTCGAAGCCGGGCGGGCGGCCGGAGTCAACGGCACCCCGGCCTTCTTCATCAACGGTCGCGACCTTTCGGGCGCGGTGCCGTTCGAGCAGTTCAAGCAGCTCATCGACGACGAGCTCGCCCGCAAGGGCGTCGCCACGAAGTGA
- a CDS encoding universal stress protein has product MLEIRTVLCPVDFSPLGEREVDLAVGVCRQFGARLVLHHNLDAVSVGLSMGWMWNQVHAGEKPTEAMVEARLKELLASLPEEVSAEARLSDGPVPAALHYLQEQVAADLVILGTHGASSEDHTSVAERIVGDARCPVVVLHDGEHGATSWPADRPERCPVLVPIDWSDGAMAALRLACELARRLPLELHLLHVTPSRGAAVPAAADQAAEKIRLAGVVPDDLRERCVVHLAAGDPDDEIVAASARVGAFWIVMGAHGKGLLRRFTHDTAKALLHRASCPVWFVPATWKVA; this is encoded by the coding sequence ATGCTCGAGATCCGTACGGTCCTCTGCCCGGTGGACTTCTCACCTCTCGGCGAGCGCGAGGTCGATCTCGCCGTCGGGGTCTGCCGGCAGTTCGGGGCGCGACTGGTGCTGCACCACAACCTCGACGCCGTGTCGGTCGGCCTGTCGATGGGCTGGATGTGGAACCAGGTGCACGCCGGAGAGAAGCCGACCGAAGCGATGGTGGAAGCTCGACTCAAGGAGCTTCTCGCCAGCCTGCCGGAGGAGGTGAGCGCCGAAGCCCGGCTGAGTGACGGACCGGTGCCGGCGGCGCTGCACTACCTGCAGGAGCAGGTGGCCGCCGATCTGGTGATCCTCGGCACCCATGGAGCGAGCTCGGAGGATCACACCTCGGTGGCCGAGCGCATCGTCGGCGACGCGCGATGCCCGGTCGTCGTGCTACACGATGGCGAACACGGTGCGACCTCCTGGCCGGCGGATCGTCCCGAGCGCTGCCCGGTGCTGGTGCCGATCGACTGGAGCGACGGGGCGATGGCCGCGTTGCGCCTCGCTTGTGAGCTCGCCCGCCGGCTGCCGCTCGAGCTCCACCTGCTGCACGTGACACCCTCGCGGGGTGCGGCCGTGCCCGCGGCAGCGGATCAGGCGGCGGAGAAGATCCGCCTCGCCGGGGTGGTGCCCGACGACCTGCGCGAGCGCTGCGTCGTCCATCTCGCGGCCGGGGATCCCGACGACGAGATCGTCGCCGCGTCAGCGCGGGTCGGGGCGTTCTGGATCGTCATGGGGGCGCACGGCAAGGGCCTCCTGCGTCGCTTCACCCACGACACCGCCAAGGCGCTGCTGCACCGCGCGAGCTGCCCGGTCTGGTTCGTGCCGGCAACGTGGAAGGTGGCCTGA
- a CDS encoding metallophosphoesterase: protein MTDGPFPVDLIGDVHGHAAELVDLLTALGYRRAAGGGFAHPAGRRAIFVGDLIDRGPRIAETLDIVRAMEAAGSARVVLGNHELNALCFQVADPAAPGEALRRHTARNVEHHAATLRQLDERSLAEALDWFRSLPFSLDGEAFRVVHACWDDREQVVIRRGLEIHGGITDGFLVAACQQETPLCEALENALKGREMRLPRGSSFVDPHGVRRFRARARWFADPWGATVRRYSFPEIESLPDRPVAPAVVAGARPYPQGAPPVFFGHYWLDPRREPLAPQAANVACLDFSVARGGLLCAYRFDGPGPLAAERFVAVPARS from the coding sequence GTGACCGACGGACCCTTCCCCGTCGATCTCATCGGCGACGTGCACGGCCATGCTGCGGAGCTCGTCGACCTGCTCACCGCGCTCGGCTACCGCCGCGCAGCCGGCGGCGGATTCGCGCATCCCGCCGGGCGACGGGCGATCTTCGTCGGGGATCTGATCGATCGAGGTCCGCGGATCGCCGAGACCCTCGACATCGTTCGCGCCATGGAGGCGGCGGGCTCGGCGCGGGTCGTCCTGGGCAACCACGAGCTCAACGCGCTCTGTTTTCAGGTTGCCGATCCGGCTGCCCCCGGTGAGGCGTTGCGCCGGCACACGGCGCGGAACGTCGAGCATCACGCCGCGACGCTGCGGCAGCTCGACGAGAGGTCGCTCGCCGAGGCGCTCGACTGGTTCCGCTCGCTGCCGTTTTCGCTGGATGGCGAGGCCTTTCGTGTGGTTCACGCCTGTTGGGACGATCGCGAGCAGGTCGTGATCCGACGTGGGCTCGAGATCCACGGCGGTATCACCGACGGCTTCCTCGTCGCCGCCTGCCAGCAGGAGACTCCTCTCTGCGAAGCCCTGGAAAACGCGCTCAAGGGGCGCGAGATGCGATTGCCGCGCGGCTCGAGCTTCGTCGATCCGCACGGCGTGCGACGTTTCCGGGCGCGAGCGCGCTGGTTCGCCGATCCGTGGGGGGCCACGGTTCGCCGGTACTCGTTTCCCGAGATCGAGTCGTTGCCCGATCGACCGGTGGCCCCGGCAGTCGTCGCCGGGGCTCGGCCCTATCCGCAAGGAGCTCCACCGGTCTTCTTCGGGCACTACTGGCTCGATCCGCGCCGGGAGCCGCTGGCGCCGCAGGCCGCGAACGTCGCCTGCCTCGACTTCAGCGTGGCGCGCGGCGGCCTGCTCTGCGCCTATCGCTTCGACGGCCCCGGCCCGCTCGCCGCGGAGCGCTTCGTCGCGGTACCCGCGCGCAGCTGA
- a CDS encoding diguanylate cyclase, with translation MNDTPLSDAPGPGAEPAAVGMTFGASGQLAALAAIARIATSDLELRPMLQRITDALGERFGWELVALVRIERETDPPSGAGRFVCEAVSSRVSTVVVPGYSRPLGSGVVGRVAADGRSLEIDDAARDPDFVAAAEGIRSELCVPVRHAGEIVALLNLESARPAAFRGWTPFVEAVADQIAGAVASARHLEATRQRAAQLALLSEVSRRAVESDDLPGVLDGIAAAVREHLDLALVAIVVADEAGAEWAHRAFALRVAQPAPVRPSWPITAGVVGRAIRSGSIQVVRDVRTDPDYFAVDPAIQGEVCVPIRFGGQILGAFNFESDDSAILSAGNLELMRMLADQVAGAIQLALLNSRLRQAHRDLEEVNRRLSEANRHLERATRVDPLTRVANRRQFDESLQLEWRRLARLRQPLSLLMVDVDEFKAFNDAYGHPRGDACLRAVAGTLASCFQRAGEVVARYGGEEFAVILPETSPSEAIGRAETVLERIRSLAVPHRSSAVASVLTVSLGIASRVPARHLPAHRLVEAADRALYAAKAAGRNRYAVAEEESE, from the coding sequence GTGAACGACACGCCCCTCAGCGATGCTCCCGGTCCCGGCGCCGAGCCCGCGGCGGTCGGGATGACCTTCGGCGCCTCCGGCCAACTCGCGGCGCTGGCGGCGATCGCGCGGATCGCCACCTCGGACCTCGAGCTGCGTCCGATGCTGCAGCGGATCACCGACGCGCTCGGCGAGCGATTCGGCTGGGAGCTGGTGGCGCTGGTGCGGATCGAGCGCGAGACCGACCCGCCGTCGGGGGCCGGCCGCTTCGTCTGCGAGGCCGTCTCGTCGCGCGTGTCGACCGTGGTGGTGCCGGGCTACAGCCGCCCGTTGGGCAGCGGAGTCGTCGGGCGCGTAGCGGCCGACGGCAGGTCGCTCGAGATCGACGACGCCGCCCGCGATCCCGACTTCGTGGCGGCCGCCGAGGGGATCCGCTCCGAGCTCTGCGTCCCCGTGCGTCATGCCGGCGAGATCGTCGCGCTGCTCAACCTGGAGAGCGCCCGGCCAGCGGCCTTTCGCGGCTGGACGCCGTTCGTCGAAGCGGTGGCCGATCAGATCGCCGGAGCGGTCGCCAGCGCGCGACATCTGGAGGCGACGCGCCAGCGGGCCGCGCAGCTCGCGCTGCTGTCGGAGGTCTCGCGACGTGCGGTCGAGAGCGACGATCTGCCAGGCGTCCTGGACGGCATCGCCGCTGCCGTGCGGGAGCATCTCGACCTGGCGCTGGTCGCCATCGTCGTCGCCGACGAGGCCGGCGCCGAATGGGCGCACCGGGCCTTCGCCCTCCGCGTCGCGCAGCCGGCGCCGGTGCGTCCGTCCTGGCCGATCACCGCGGGTGTCGTCGGGCGGGCGATTCGCAGCGGGTCGATCCAGGTGGTGCGAGACGTGCGGACGGACCCCGACTACTTTGCCGTCGACCCGGCGATCCAGGGAGAGGTGTGCGTGCCGATCCGCTTCGGCGGGCAGATTCTCGGCGCGTTCAACTTCGAGAGCGACGACTCGGCGATCCTCTCGGCGGGCAATCTCGAGCTGATGCGGATGCTCGCCGATCAGGTGGCCGGAGCGATCCAGCTGGCGCTGCTCAACTCCCGGCTGCGCCAGGCACACCGCGATCTCGAGGAGGTCAACCGCCGGCTCTCGGAGGCGAACCGCCATCTCGAGCGGGCGACGCGAGTCGATCCGCTCACCCGCGTCGCCAACCGGCGGCAGTTCGACGAGAGTCTCCAGCTCGAGTGGCGTCGCCTCGCCCGGCTGCGGCAGCCGCTTTCGCTGTTGATGGTCGATGTCGACGAATTCAAAGCGTTCAACGACGCCTACGGGCATCCGCGCGGCGACGCCTGCCTGCGCGCCGTCGCGGGGACGCTCGCCTCCTGCTTCCAGCGCGCCGGCGAAGTGGTCGCGCGCTACGGTGGCGAGGAGTTCGCCGTGATCCTGCCGGAGACGTCGCCGTCGGAGGCGATCGGGCGCGCCGAGACCGTCCTCGAGCGGATCCGCTCCCTCGCCGTGCCGCACCGCAGCTCGGCGGTCGCCTCCGTGTTGACGGTCAGTCTCGGCATCGCGAGCCGGGTTCCGGCGCGACACCTCCCGGCCCATCGACTCGTCGAGGCCGCGGATCGCGCGCTCTACGCGGCCAAGGCCGCGGGGCGAAACCGGTACGCCGTCGCCGAGGAGGAGAGCGAGTGA